In Pseudoliparis swirei isolate HS2019 ecotype Mariana Trench chromosome 2, NWPU_hadal_v1, whole genome shotgun sequence, the following are encoded in one genomic region:
- the pou3f3a gene encoding POU domain, class 3, transcription factor 3-A gives MLWGMATATSSPYLASSRILSGPVLHSDRRVGMQPGSTAVTTVSTGYRGDPAGKMVQSDFMQGAMVASNGGHMLSHAHQWVTSLPHAAAAAAAVSAAEAGSPWPPSSQPQDVKRGREDLHTGTALHHRSPQLGPHQAHPGSWGGTSAAHISITEGQQQQQQQQQQSLIYSQSGGFTVNGMLSAHVGQSLMHQGLVRADSPELDHGNHHHHHHHHNHHTHHHQHHGANHELHSDEDTPTSDDLEHFAKQFKQRRIKLGFTQADVGLALGTLYGNVFSQTTICRFEALQLSFKNMCKLKPLLNRWLEEADSTIGSPTNIDKIATQGRKRKKRTSIEVSVKGALESHFLKGPKPSAQEITSLANTLQLEKEVVRVWFCNRRQKEKRMTPPGLPRTPEDAYSQVGSMGPDTPSPSIDCKRMYSDT, from the coding sequence ATGCTTTGGGGGATGGCAACAGCAACATCAAGTCCATACCTAGCCAGCAGCAGGATTTTATCCGGCCCGGTCCTTCACTCTGATCGGAGGGTTGGGATGCAGCCGGGCAGCACCGCTGTGACCACGGTGTCCACTGGGTACAGAGGGGATCCTGCAGGAAAGATGGTGCAAAGTGACTTCATGCAGGGAGCTATGGTGGCGAGCAACGGGGGCCACATGCTGAGCCATGCCCACCAGTGGGTAACATCGTTGCCTCACGCAGCAGCCGCGGCAGCCGCAGTGTCGGCTGCCGAGGCTGGCTCTCCGTGGCCACCCAGCTCACAGCCGCAGGACGTGAAGAGAGGGCGAGAGGACCTCCACACAGGCACCGCTCTGCACCACAGGTCCCCACAACTGGGACCCCATCAGGCGCACCCGGGAAGTTGGGGAGGCACCTCCGCGGCGCACATCAGTATCACCgaggggcagcagcagcagcaacaacagcagcaacagtcTCTCATTTACTCTCAGTCCGGAGGGTTTACAGTCAACGGGATGCTGAGCGCGCACGTGGGACAGAGCCTCATGCACCAGGGGCTGGTGCGCGCGGATTCCCCGGAGTTGGACCACGgaaaccaccatcatcaccatcaccaccataaTCACCACACTCACCATCACCAGCATCACGGGGCGAACCACGAGCTGCACTCAGACGAGGACACCCCGACGTCCGATGACTTGGAGCATTTCGCCAAACAGTTCAAACAGCGGCGGATCAAGCTGGGTTTCACTCAGGCAGACGTGGGCTTAGCTTTGGGCACCCTGTACGGCAACGTGTTCTCTCAGACCACCATCTGCAGGTTTGAAGCGCTTCAGCTGAGCTTTAAGAACATGTGCAAGCTGAAGCCTCTGTTGAACAGATGGCTAGAGGAGGCCGACTCCACCATCGGGAGCCCGACCAACATCGATAAGATAGCCACCCAGGGCAGGAAGAGGAAAAAGCGCACGTCCATCGAGGTGAGCGTAAAAGGCGCGTTGGAAAGCCACTTCCTCAAGGGTCCCAAACCATCCGCGCAGGAGATCACCTCTCTGGCGAACACTCTGCAGCTGGAGAAGGAGGTCGTCAGGGTCTGGTTCTGCAACCGCAGGCAGAAAGAGAAGCGCATGACGCCGCCGGGACTGCCTCGCACCCCGGAGGACGCGTATTCGCAGGTGGGCAGCATGGGTCCGGACACGCCGTCGCCCTCCATAGACTGCAAGAGGATGTACAGCGACACGTGA